CCAAGCGAACGTGATCCGCTTTGAAGAATAGCACATCTTGGGGGTCAAATCCCCAAGTATAATTGGAAAGGGTGATGGCTTTGGTTTTAACCGTAAAAATATCATCCGCATAGGTGAACATGCGCACCATCGTTTTGCGATTGTATTTAGGGGTAAGCTCCAAATTAGTACAAGTTAATGTCGTATTATGCCCTTGTATTTTATCAATTTTAATGTCGTAAAAACGACCGGTATTCCATTGAATCGCTTCAGATGAAAATGAAATTTCTTTGTAACGTACCGGAATCTTATTGGCTAACGTCTGTGCATCGAGGTGAATTTGCTCAATAGAGGCTTGAACTCCTTTGGTCTGCAAGACAACCGTGCGATCTTTTCCTTTTGTAGAAGTAAAACTTCCCTCTTGGAGGGATAGGGTATCAATTTGTACTAAATCGTCAAAAAACACATCTACCTTTTGGGTTTTGGGTTTTGTTTTCTGTTGAGATTGATGCAAATGGATATCCGGGTGTACTACCTGAATGGCTCCAATGTGTAATTCTTCTTTGGCTTTGTTTGCTACGCGTTTTAGATGTAAGCTTCCTCGTTTAATTAACCATTGATTGAGTGAATTAATAGTAATGCTATCCATATCAATAGTCGCAATGGTCAAATCAAAAGGTAAAAGCTTAGGATTGACAGCGGTCTTGACTTCTTTTTTGCGGGTGGATAATGCATTTTCTTCTACTACGACATCCACAGCAGGTGTCTGAATTTGGTCAATATGCAAGTAGAAATCCTCCTGATTTTTGTAGCCCCAGTCAGTTCCTTTTAATAGCAAAGAAGGAGTGTCGATGGTTAAGAGACGATGTGGTAAATCGGCCTTATCCTTGGCTGTTGTCAACGGTTCAAGTAAAAGGCGCGTAGTGCTAATTTGATTGGGATTGACTTGAATCCCGTGAATCGTTAACTGTTGAGAATCTGACACTAAACTGCGTACAGAATCACAAGAAATAATATAATCTTTATAGGTAAAGGGCATAGGTTTATCTTGGGTTTCAACGCCAAAGTGAATCCCTTTAAGTTCTGCGCTAAAGTTGTGTACTTCATGTAAACGAAGGTTTTTCTCCACATCGTGTATCAAAACATGGGCTTGTTTCACCGCAATCGTTTTGATATCAATAGCTTGAATAAACTGAAGGGGTGGTGCAGGCGTTGTATCTTTTGGAGTCGGATGTTGGAACAGTTGAATATCGGGTTGAATGATCGTAATTCCTTCTGCTGCGAGGTGATGTTTTTTGATTAAATCCCAGAGGCCTACTTGCTTGATATCAATCTGCTTTAATTTACCTTTGAGGTAGGACAGCGTATCCGTTACCGTCGTAGCCTTGGGTTGAATGTCGATGTCTTGGATGCTTAACTTTCGCTCAGCAATCGAATAGTGAACGGATTGATAAGTTAAATCATAAGGGGAGTCGTTTTTTTCTGCGATGATTGTAGGTAAATACTGATTCAGGACATAGTTGATTATCCACTGACCCGAACAATATACTACCACAATAAGGATGAAAATACCCCCTATTATTTTATGTTTCTTTTTCAATCGCATAGTTAGGTGTTAAAAACTGTTTACTCAAAGATACCATTTTAGTTACTTATTTGTGTAAAGATGTTTCAATTTTGTTTGGCTTTACATCAGCTAAAAACTTGTTTTACTATTGATTAAGAGCTCTGTTTTATATTTAGCAGTCGTAGTATAAAAACAAAGGTATAGTTTATGTTATAGGGTCAAATAACAGCAAATTTTAGATTTATAGGCTGTATATGCTTGTACAGTGAAGAAATTGATGAGGTATTCCAATCAAGAAGAAAAGGAATCATTCGTATTGGAGGTATTATATAAAAAAAGAGAACCATTGGTTCTCTTTTTTTATGTTTATCGTATAATCAATTGATGTTTTCTCAATAACCC
The window above is part of the Myroides odoratus DSM 2801 genome. Proteins encoded here:
- a CDS encoding AsmA family protein, coding for MRLKKKHKIIGGIFILIVVVYCSGQWIINYVLNQYLPTIIAEKNDSPYDLTYQSVHYSIAERKLSIQDIDIQPKATTVTDTLSYLKGKLKQIDIKQVGLWDLIKKHHLAAEGITIIQPDIQLFQHPTPKDTTPAPPLQFIQAIDIKTIAVKQAHVLIHDVEKNLRLHEVHNFSAELKGIHFGVETQDKPMPFTYKDYIISCDSVRSLVSDSQQLTIHGIQVNPNQISTTRLLLEPLTTAKDKADLPHRLLTIDTPSLLLKGTDWGYKNQEDFYLHIDQIQTPAVDVVVEENALSTRKKEVKTAVNPKLLPFDLTIATIDMDSITINSLNQWLIKRGSLHLKRVANKAKEELHIGAIQVVHPDIHLHQSQQKTKPKTQKVDVFFDDLVQIDTLSLQEGSFTSTKGKDRTVVLQTKGVQASIEQIHLDAQTLANKIPVRYKEISFSSEAIQWNTGRFYDIKIDKIQGHNTTLTCTNLELTPKYNRKTMVRMFTYADDIFTVKTKAITLSNYTWGFDPQDVLFFKADHVRLDHINANIFRDKTPTFNMSIKPLFSKKLRDIPFTLELKKVDIVNSTLEYEEYDQKAVAPGKLTFGNFNASIQNVYSGYKQTKLPTTTLAIQASFMNAAPLQVNWSFNVLNRSDDFRISGTIKNFPATAMQPFLQPYVKASTEGNLDLVKFNFTGNNKVATGTFGMNYKDLKVTLYRKNGEKKRKILSKVGNWFIHKNSAGEFKEVEIKKVNRIEEKSFFNYLWLCILQGLKQTIL